One genomic region from Rhodococcus sp. SBT000017 encodes:
- a CDS encoding sialidase family protein, which produces MTPRVASGYRAGLRSSTNAAASADFVTDISYTEYGSAACTLGVASDNTVFVAPAFTVDGIGVLRSSDFGKSWRASVPEGVQQSRNRPYLYFDDVDERLFLHAGRFDAVPPHPLRTGFTLGVSDDRGETWRTRKVASKARMDAKVFAGPSNSRAGRVTYLSAPTPFAVRVRPLINVTRQVIWRSFDGGVKWEVAGGFDIDSKNIPGLPSREYVAFGKGVVGPDGTVYIGGRYGRRFAVAVSRDEGLTWDVRMVPGSALAKYHNALHFLLLGSRYLLPESMAVDDDGNVYAVWPDRDGLLHAAWSSDGAVSWSRPVVVSAPGVRDARFGAITATGSGRVGIAYYGREKGRAFHGFIAQCRDFRTGGPVFVGGKYNEPDAPLFPYGFCSGVPGFGLGRSLNEIVRVHFAPNGDLVTGAAMQMRGRNRQRPWAARSEHTEMQAVLGRLGRIVRV; this is translated from the coding sequence GTGACGCCCAGAGTTGCCTCGGGCTATCGGGCAGGACTGCGTTCCTCGACCAACGCCGCCGCCTCGGCCGACTTCGTCACCGACATCTCCTACACCGAGTACGGCTCCGCAGCCTGCACCCTCGGGGTCGCGTCGGACAACACCGTCTTCGTCGCGCCCGCGTTCACCGTCGACGGTATCGGCGTACTACGCTCGTCCGACTTCGGAAAGTCATGGCGCGCATCGGTTCCCGAGGGAGTTCAACAGAGTCGGAATCGACCCTATCTGTACTTCGACGACGTCGACGAGCGACTGTTTCTGCATGCCGGACGATTCGACGCGGTGCCGCCCCACCCGCTGCGAACGGGCTTCACCCTCGGAGTCAGTGACGATCGGGGCGAAACCTGGCGCACTCGAAAAGTGGCATCGAAAGCCAGGATGGACGCCAAAGTATTTGCCGGACCGAGCAATTCACGGGCGGGAAGGGTTACGTACCTCTCCGCGCCCACGCCGTTCGCGGTACGGGTGCGGCCCCTGATCAACGTCACCCGCCAGGTCATCTGGCGGTCCTTCGACGGCGGTGTGAAGTGGGAGGTGGCCGGTGGTTTCGACATCGATTCGAAGAACATCCCCGGGTTGCCGAGTCGGGAGTACGTTGCGTTCGGCAAAGGTGTCGTCGGTCCGGACGGCACGGTCTACATCGGTGGCCGTTACGGTCGACGGTTCGCGGTGGCGGTCAGTCGCGACGAAGGCCTGACGTGGGACGTTCGGATGGTCCCGGGGTCGGCGCTGGCGAAGTATCACAATGCACTGCATTTCCTGCTGCTCGGTTCGCGTTACCTGCTGCCGGAGTCGATGGCCGTCGACGACGACGGAAACGTGTACGCGGTGTGGCCGGACCGCGACGGGTTGCTGCATGCCGCCTGGTCCTCGGACGGTGCGGTGAGTTGGTCGAGGCCGGTGGTGGTGTCGGCGCCAGGAGTGCGCGATGCCCGCTTCGGCGCGATCACCGCGACCGGATCCGGGCGGGTGGGTATCGCCTACTACGGACGCGAGAAGGGTCGTGCGTTCCACGGCTTCATCGCGCAGTGCCGCGACTTCCGTACCGGCGGCCCGGTGTTCGTCGGTGGTAAGTACAACGAACCCGATGCACCGCTGTTTCCCTATGGGTTCTGCAGTGGCGTACCGGGTTTCGGGCTGGGGCGCTCACTCAACGAGATAGTTCGCGTGCATTTCGCCCCCAACGGTGACCTCGTGACCGGGGCTGCGATGCAGATGCGGGGAAGGAACAGGCAACGGCCATGGGCGGCGCGCTCGGAACACACCGAGATGCAGGCGGTCCTGGGAAGGCTGGGCCGAATCGTCAGGGTGTAG
- a CDS encoding WS/DGAT domain-containing protein, with product MPRARADHSRPGWTRLHPADARAYWMASKIPSDQFLLYCFDSGSEDLDTVVARLYERSGRIEVLRRRITDVACGLDYPRWTEAGPRSDAISVHRTTSTWSECLDAIAASFTRQVDPRLSVWHLHLYPNIADAPGGTALVAVLQLSHAAADGTLSARTARDLFGTHPLPPASACTEPPAVFEAASTIVAAATVPLRLAQMVRGGVRARRDALSLGRGTDSGEIPPPAHSRALTALDVPPTGRTSVRTIVLPKSDLQSGGTTITTFVLTAVSVALQRLLGDGPDLAAEVTLARDARADARNNFGNVGVGLFPAEPDIRTRSRLVSAELAARRARANHPLSEAARASQDAVEAHVPAFLAEWGVAQFDPTAVPPTVTGNTVVSSVSRGTADLTLGGGSVRFTAGFPALSPAMSLTHGVHGIGDTVTVGITSNSAAVPDPDLYEALLRDTLDDVRNALA from the coding sequence GTGCCCCGCGCTCGAGCCGACCACAGCCGCCCCGGATGGACGCGCCTACATCCGGCCGACGCGCGCGCGTACTGGATGGCGTCCAAGATTCCGAGCGACCAATTTCTGCTGTACTGCTTCGACAGTGGATCCGAGGACCTCGACACCGTGGTGGCACGACTGTACGAGCGCAGCGGCCGCATCGAGGTTCTGCGGCGACGCATCACCGATGTCGCCTGCGGACTCGACTATCCCCGCTGGACCGAGGCGGGTCCGCGCTCCGACGCGATCTCCGTCCACCGGACGACGAGCACCTGGTCCGAATGCCTCGATGCGATCGCTGCATCGTTCACCCGTCAGGTCGACCCCCGACTGTCCGTGTGGCACCTGCACCTGTATCCGAACATCGCCGACGCACCCGGCGGCACGGCCCTCGTTGCCGTGCTGCAGCTTTCGCACGCAGCAGCCGACGGAACTCTGTCCGCTCGCACTGCCCGCGACCTGTTCGGCACGCATCCCCTCCCACCGGCCTCCGCCTGCACGGAGCCTCCCGCGGTGTTCGAGGCGGCATCCACAATCGTTGCCGCTGCGACTGTCCCGCTTCGACTGGCACAGATGGTTCGCGGCGGCGTCCGTGCCCGACGCGACGCGCTGAGCCTCGGACGAGGCACCGACTCGGGTGAGATTCCCCCGCCCGCACACTCGCGCGCTCTGACCGCCCTCGACGTGCCGCCCACCGGCCGGACGTCCGTGCGGACCATCGTGCTTCCGAAATCCGACCTGCAGTCCGGCGGTACCACCATCACCACCTTCGTACTGACGGCGGTATCCGTTGCACTGCAACGACTTCTCGGCGATGGTCCTGATCTCGCCGCCGAGGTCACGCTGGCGAGGGACGCACGAGCCGACGCACGAAACAATTTCGGCAACGTCGGCGTCGGACTGTTTCCCGCCGAACCGGACATCCGCACTCGCAGTCGACTCGTCTCGGCCGAGCTGGCCGCGCGCCGTGCCCGCGCGAATCATCCACTCTCGGAGGCCGCCCGCGCATCACAAGACGCAGTCGAAGCACACGTGCCTGCATTTCTCGCCGAATGGGGCGTCGCGCAGTTCGATCCGACTGCAGTCCCTCCGACGGTCACCGGGAACACCGTCGTGTCCAGCGTCTCGCGCGGCACCGCAGACCTCACGCTCGGCGGCGGCTCCGTCCGATTCACCGCAGGCTTCCCGGCCCTGTCCCCCGCCATGAGCCTGACCCACGGAGTCCACGGCATCGGCGATACCGTCACCGTCGGCATCACATCCAACAGCGCGGCCGTGCCCGACCCGGATCTGTACGAGGCACTGCTTCGCGACACCCTCGACGACGTACGCAACGCTCTGGCCTGA
- a CDS encoding PE-PPE domain-containing protein, with translation MSKEKVTVLAVGGTGESHPSDHRTRVTGLLACVVGELDDRFVGRWVGYPASYGPVALGGLCFRHSADLGVRRLRRAIEGTTGPIALIGYSQGATVVREVLGLVHDGTIDGSRIVAAGLISDPQQPVGAIDGCTGRGVAGAGPALPESIPVRWIGLASDMICNASDDSLIRDVADLTRWMSFRTPKTWLRELWNLLRSNSFQNATRTRLRPSQWAKDVRRLRTAAAELGGYLPQSMRWRRFEWSNPGGGRHIAYAREDYADGLTGCQVLARWLGEQANRRENRLSPSRPQSRVA, from the coding sequence ATGAGCAAGGAAAAGGTCACCGTACTCGCCGTCGGAGGTACCGGAGAATCACATCCGTCCGACCACCGGACGCGGGTGACCGGCCTGCTGGCCTGCGTCGTCGGCGAGCTGGACGACCGCTTCGTCGGCCGATGGGTCGGCTATCCGGCGTCGTACGGTCCGGTCGCGCTCGGCGGACTGTGCTTCCGGCACAGCGCCGATCTCGGTGTCCGACGCCTACGCCGCGCCATCGAGGGCACCACCGGACCGATCGCCCTGATCGGATACTCCCAGGGAGCGACGGTGGTGCGAGAGGTCCTCGGCCTCGTCCACGACGGGACGATCGACGGCAGCCGCATCGTTGCCGCCGGTCTGATATCGGATCCGCAGCAGCCGGTAGGTGCCATCGACGGATGCACCGGACGTGGCGTCGCCGGTGCAGGTCCGGCTCTGCCCGAGTCGATTCCGGTCCGGTGGATCGGCCTCGCCTCGGACATGATCTGCAATGCCAGCGACGACAGCCTCATCCGCGACGTTGCCGACCTGACCCGATGGATGTCGTTTCGTACCCCGAAGACCTGGTTGCGCGAGCTGTGGAACCTACTGCGCAGCAACAGCTTCCAGAATGCGACCCGAACCCGCCTTCGACCCTCGCAGTGGGCGAAGGATGTTCGACGCCTCCGCACCGCGGCCGCCGAACTGGGCGGCTATCTGCCGCAGTCGATGCGCTGGCGGCGATTCGAGTGGTCGAATCCAGGCGGTGGCCGGCACATCGCGTACGCGCGGGAAGATTACGCAGATGGCCTCACGGGCTGCCAGGTTCTCGCCCGTTGGCTCGGTGAGCAGGCGAATCGGCGGGAGAACCGACTCAGCCCTTCTCGGCCACAGTCGCGAGTTGCCTGA
- a CDS encoding SRPBCC family protein, with amino-acid sequence MAGEPAPVLVERSAVVRADAATVHALIDDFHQWVKWSPYEGVDPDLKRTYTGPDAGVGASYSWSGNRKAGAGTMIITESTPERRIVLDLAFTKPFKNRNVTTFLLEPVADGTRVTWRMSGKQNKLFALIGKVFSMDKLVGPDFEKGLRQLATVAEKG; translated from the coding sequence ATGGCCGGCGAACCCGCCCCCGTCCTCGTCGAACGCTCGGCCGTGGTTCGGGCCGACGCCGCAACCGTCCACGCTCTGATCGACGACTTCCATCAGTGGGTGAAGTGGTCGCCCTACGAGGGGGTCGACCCCGACCTGAAGCGCACCTACACCGGTCCCGACGCCGGAGTGGGTGCCTCGTACTCGTGGTCGGGTAACCGCAAGGCCGGTGCGGGGACGATGATCATCACCGAGTCGACTCCCGAACGACGAATCGTGCTCGACCTCGCGTTCACCAAGCCGTTCAAGAATCGGAACGTCACGACGTTTCTGCTCGAGCCTGTCGCCGACGGAACCCGAGTGACCTGGCGAATGTCGGGAAAGCAGAACAAGCTGTTCGCTCTGATCGGAAAAGTGTTCTCGATGGACAAGCTCGTCGGACCGGATTTCGAGAAGGGGCTCAGGCAACTCGCGACTGTGGCCGAGAAGGGCTGA
- a CDS encoding VOC family protein, giving the protein MTRPTITVDYTVLDCPDPAALGRFYSTILGWEQVRDDGDWVVVHGPGELRLAFQKAPDFTPIDWPNEGIKIHLDLVVDDMEQARDFVVDAGAELIDHAQPSFWVFRDPAGHIFCLCKRD; this is encoded by the coding sequence ATGACCCGACCGACCATCACCGTCGACTACACCGTGCTCGACTGCCCGGATCCCGCCGCGCTCGGCCGTTTCTACAGCACGATCCTCGGATGGGAGCAGGTTCGCGACGACGGGGACTGGGTGGTGGTTCACGGTCCGGGCGAACTGCGGCTCGCCTTCCAGAAGGCACCGGACTTCACCCCCATCGACTGGCCGAACGAGGGCATCAAGATCCACCTCGACCTGGTGGTCGACGACATGGAACAGGCCAGGGACTTCGTCGTCGACGCCGGGGCCGAACTCATCGACCACGCGCAACCCTCGTTCTGGGTGTTCCGCGATCCGGCCGGGCACATCTTCTGCCTCTGCAAGAGGGACTGA